In the genome of Pseudarthrobacter sp. IC2-21, one region contains:
- the glgA gene encoding glycogen synthase, with amino-acid sequence MRIDIVTKEFPPEIYGGAGVHVAELSRVLSKHVDLQVRAFGAPRDADYHGAGVTSYAVPEDLGSANPAVQTLGVDLRIVPDIEGADLVHSHTWYANMAGHLASLLHGIPHVLSAHSLEPLRPWKAEQLGGGYALSSWVEKTAYEAAAAIIAVSEGMRQDILRSYPEVDPAKVRVVHNGIDVDLWQRDEGEDAVRALGIDPQKPSVVFVGRNTRQKGVPYLLRAAAKLPADVQLVLCLGAADTPELAAETARLIEELQRQRTGVILIERMLPRHELIQVLSHATAFACPSIYEPLGIVNLEAMACGAAVVASATGGIPEVVQHGETGLLVDLEQVTDGTGTPLDPEKFVTEFAAALTEVVSDPERARAMGQAGRRRAEEHFSWESITETTLEVYRSVLS; translated from the coding sequence GTGCGAATAGACATTGTGACTAAAGAGTTCCCGCCGGAAATCTACGGTGGCGCCGGAGTCCACGTGGCCGAGTTGAGCAGGGTGCTTAGTAAGCACGTTGACCTGCAGGTTCGAGCCTTTGGGGCGCCCCGCGACGCTGATTACCACGGTGCCGGGGTGACCTCCTATGCCGTGCCCGAGGACCTCGGTTCGGCCAACCCGGCCGTGCAGACCCTGGGCGTGGACCTGCGCATCGTGCCGGACATCGAGGGGGCCGATCTGGTCCATTCCCATACCTGGTACGCGAACATGGCGGGGCACCTGGCCTCACTGCTGCACGGCATCCCGCACGTTCTCAGCGCACACAGCCTGGAGCCCCTCCGCCCTTGGAAAGCTGAGCAGCTTGGTGGCGGCTATGCACTGTCCTCCTGGGTGGAAAAAACCGCTTACGAGGCCGCGGCGGCAATCATCGCCGTCTCGGAAGGAATGCGCCAGGACATCCTGCGCAGCTACCCGGAGGTTGATCCCGCCAAGGTCAGGGTGGTCCACAACGGCATCGACGTCGATCTGTGGCAGCGTGATGAAGGCGAGGACGCGGTGCGCGCACTCGGCATCGACCCGCAGAAACCGAGCGTCGTGTTTGTAGGCCGGAACACGCGCCAGAAGGGCGTCCCGTACCTGCTGCGTGCGGCCGCCAAGTTGCCCGCCGATGTGCAGCTGGTCCTGTGCCTGGGCGCAGCGGACACCCCTGAGCTGGCGGCGGAGACAGCCCGCCTCATTGAGGAGCTGCAGCGGCAGCGGACCGGCGTCATCCTCATCGAACGGATGCTGCCGCGCCACGAGCTGATCCAGGTCCTCAGCCACGCCACCGCCTTCGCCTGCCCGTCGATCTACGAGCCGCTCGGCATCGTGAACCTGGAAGCCATGGCGTGCGGGGCGGCCGTGGTGGCCAGCGCCACCGGCGGCATCCCTGAGGTGGTCCAGCACGGTGAGACGGGCCTCCTGGTGGACCTGGAGCAGGTCACCGACGGCACCGGAACGCCGCTGGACCCGGAGAAGTTCGTGACCGAGTTCGCCGCGGCCCTGACCGAGGTTGTGTCGGACCCCGAAAGGGCCCGGGCCATGGGGCAGGCAGGCCGCCGCCGTGCCGAGGAGCACTTCTCCTGGGAGTCCATCACGGAGACCACCCTCGAGGTCTACCGTTCCGTGCTCTCCTAA
- a CDS encoding acyl-CoA dehydrogenase, translating to MTEVVDRSGGSGRTVNTKTGPNAGTTSGTGTSAGSRGGAQPAVDVAALGEQLLGKWADVRRQSRGLAGEPELHKTEGLTHTEHRTRVFGQLKYLVDHNAVHRAFPAELNGADDHGGNVAGFEELVTADPSLQIKAGVQWGLFGSAVMHLGTAEHHAKWLPGIMSLEIPGCFAMTETGHGSDVASIATTATFDEATGEFVIHTPFRAAWKDYIGNAANDGLGAVVFAQLVTKGVNHGVHAFYVDLRDPDTKEFLPGIGGEDDGVKGGLNGIDNGRLHFNNVRIPRTNLLNRYGDVTADGTYSSPIASPGRRFFTMLGTLVQGRVSLDGAAVAVSKIALAAAIRYATERRQFNASSHTDEEVLLDYQRHQRRLFTRLATTYAAGFAHEQLLQKFDDVFSGAHDTDEDRQDLETLAAALKPLSTWHALDTLQECREACGGAGFLIENRFASLRADMDVYVTFEGDNTVLLQLVAKRLLADYAKEFRNVDFGVLARYVVTQATGVAIHRTGLRQVAQFVADTGSVQKAALALRDEEGQRALLTDRVQTMVSEVGAALKGAGKLPLEKGAALFNQHQNELIDAAQAHAELLQWEAFTDALREVSDPGTKVVLTWLRDLFGLSLIEKNLAWYLMNGRLSMQRARTVGDYINRLLVKIRPHALDLVDAFGYGEEHIRAAIATGDEKTRQDEARAHYRAQRASGNAPVDEKLLLARTAIAARGRRN from the coding sequence ATGACCGAAGTAGTAGACCGCAGCGGCGGCTCCGGCAGAACCGTCAACACCAAAACCGGCCCGAATGCCGGGACCACCAGCGGCACCGGCACCTCTGCCGGGTCCCGCGGCGGCGCGCAGCCCGCCGTGGACGTTGCGGCCCTCGGCGAGCAGCTCCTGGGCAAGTGGGCTGACGTCCGCCGGCAGTCACGCGGGCTCGCGGGTGAGCCGGAACTGCATAAGACGGAGGGCCTCACGCACACCGAACACCGCACCCGCGTCTTCGGACAGCTGAAGTACCTGGTGGACCACAACGCCGTGCACCGGGCGTTCCCGGCGGAGCTGAACGGTGCGGATGACCATGGCGGCAACGTTGCCGGCTTTGAGGAACTGGTCACTGCGGACCCGTCCCTGCAGATCAAGGCCGGCGTCCAGTGGGGCCTCTTCGGCTCAGCCGTGATGCACCTCGGAACGGCGGAGCACCACGCCAAGTGGCTGCCGGGCATCATGAGCCTGGAGATTCCCGGGTGCTTTGCCATGACCGAAACCGGGCACGGATCCGATGTCGCCAGCATTGCCACGACGGCGACCTTCGACGAAGCGACCGGGGAATTTGTCATCCACACCCCGTTCCGGGCCGCCTGGAAGGACTACATCGGCAATGCGGCCAATGACGGGCTGGGTGCGGTGGTTTTCGCCCAACTCGTCACCAAGGGCGTGAACCACGGGGTCCATGCGTTCTACGTTGACCTGCGGGATCCCGACACCAAGGAATTCCTGCCCGGCATCGGCGGGGAGGACGACGGCGTCAAGGGCGGCCTCAACGGAATTGACAATGGCCGGCTGCACTTCAACAACGTCCGCATTCCCCGGACCAACCTCCTGAACCGCTACGGCGATGTCACGGCTGACGGCACCTACAGCTCTCCGATTGCCAGTCCCGGCCGGCGCTTTTTCACCATGCTCGGCACCCTCGTCCAGGGGCGGGTCTCCCTGGACGGGGCCGCCGTCGCAGTGTCGAAGATTGCCCTTGCCGCTGCCATCCGCTACGCCACCGAACGCCGGCAGTTCAACGCGTCCTCCCACACGGACGAAGAAGTCCTGCTGGACTACCAGCGCCACCAGCGCAGGCTGTTCACGAGGCTGGCCACCACTTATGCCGCAGGTTTCGCCCACGAGCAGCTGCTGCAGAAGTTCGACGACGTCTTTTCCGGCGCCCATGACACCGATGAGGACCGCCAGGATCTGGAGACGCTGGCGGCAGCACTGAAGCCGCTCAGCACCTGGCATGCCCTGGACACGCTGCAGGAATGCCGTGAGGCCTGCGGGGGGGCCGGCTTCCTGATCGAAAACCGCTTCGCGTCACTGCGTGCGGACATGGACGTCTACGTCACGTTCGAAGGCGACAACACGGTACTTCTCCAGCTCGTGGCCAAGCGACTCCTGGCGGACTACGCCAAGGAGTTCCGCAATGTCGACTTCGGCGTGCTGGCCCGGTATGTAGTCACCCAGGCAACGGGGGTGGCGATCCACCGCACCGGCCTGCGCCAGGTGGCGCAGTTCGTCGCCGACACAGGGTCCGTGCAGAAGGCCGCCCTCGCGCTCCGTGACGAGGAAGGCCAGCGCGCGCTCCTCACAGACCGTGTCCAGACCATGGTGTCCGAAGTCGGTGCCGCCCTGAAGGGTGCCGGCAAGCTTCCGCTTGAGAAGGGTGCAGCCCTTTTCAACCAACATCAGAACGAGCTGATCGACGCAGCCCAGGCGCACGCGGAACTCCTCCAGTGGGAGGCTTTCACGGACGCCTTGCGTGAGGTCAGCGACCCCGGGACCAAGGTGGTGCTGACCTGGCTCCGGGACCTGTTCGGCCTCTCCCTGATCGAGAAGAACCTGGCCTGGTACCTCATGAACGGCCGGCTTTCCATGCAGCGCGCGCGGACAGTGGGCGACTACATCAACCGGCTCCTGGTCAAGATCCGGCCGCATGCCCTGGACCTGGTGGATGCTTTCGGCTACGGGGAGGAACACATCCGGGCGGCCATCGCCACCGGTGACGAAAAGACGCGGCAGGACGAGGCACGGGCCCATTACCGGGCGCAGCGCGCCAGCGGAAACGCGCCTGTTGACGAGAAGCTGCTGCTGGCACGGACGGCGATCGCCGCCCGCGGCCGGCGGAACTGA
- a CDS encoding TetR/AcrR family transcriptional regulator, translated as MPTAGSSADGRSARWQTHREERRRELIKAARRAVHALGSDASMEEIAAAAGTSKSVFYRYFGDKAGLQHAVGEVVLSQMQRKIREAAQAAQTPREGLLAMISAYLQMAETSPNVYTFVTRYAPVDPGSQQGPAAISGALGHFFDSIAEMIAAPMRAHLGDGRAAVLGYWPTAAIGLVRSAGEQWLSTPESGDKPDQATMARQITAWLCVGIAPELLETPVRTNEGH; from the coding sequence ATGCCTACTGCCGGCTCAAGCGCCGACGGCCGTTCCGCCCGCTGGCAGACCCACCGGGAGGAACGCCGGCGCGAACTTATCAAGGCCGCCCGGCGGGCAGTCCATGCACTGGGCAGCGACGCTTCCATGGAGGAGATCGCCGCCGCCGCAGGCACCTCGAAATCGGTCTTCTACCGGTACTTTGGCGACAAGGCGGGTCTGCAGCATGCGGTTGGTGAAGTGGTCCTCAGCCAGATGCAGCGCAAGATCCGCGAGGCGGCACAGGCTGCCCAGACGCCCAGGGAGGGCCTTTTGGCCATGATCTCGGCGTACCTCCAGATGGCCGAAACCAGCCCGAATGTGTACACCTTCGTCACCCGGTATGCACCGGTGGATCCCGGCAGCCAACAGGGTCCGGCGGCGATTTCCGGGGCCCTGGGCCACTTTTTCGACTCCATCGCCGAAATGATCGCCGCCCCGATGCGGGCGCATCTGGGCGACGGCCGCGCAGCTGTGCTCGGCTACTGGCCCACCGCAGCCATCGGCCTGGTGCGCAGTGCCGGGGAACAGTGGCTCAGCACTCCTGAATCCGGAGACAAGCCGGACCAGGCAACCATGGCCCGGCAAATTACTGCATGGCTGTGTGTGGGGATAGCCCCGGAACTTCTTGAAACACCTGTCAGAACCAACGAAGGACATTGA
- the glgC gene encoding glucose-1-phosphate adenylyltransferase, with the protein MPINKKVLAIVLAGGEGNRLMPLTADRAKPAVPFAGSYRLIDFAISNLVNSRYLQIVVLTQYKSHSLDRHISEAWRMSTQLGNYVASVPAQQRVGKSWFLGSANAIYQSLNLIHDANPDIVVVVGADHVYRMDFGQMVEQHVLSGAKATVAAVRQPLSMANQFGVIEVDQNDAQKIAAFVEKPATTPGLAADPSQFLASMGNYVFDADALVAALHVDAERLDTKHDMGGDIIPYFVSQGEAGVYDFTLNDIPGSTERDRTYWRDVGTIDSFYDAHMDLISPVPIFNLYNSEWPIYTRQSISPPAKFVRGEGNTVGSALDSIVASGCVISGGIVEGSVLSNDVFVGRSSRVLDSVLMDKVNVGEEAVVKRAIIDKNVKVPAGAAIGLDHDLDRARGFKVTDSGITVLSKGQFVPEPEEAERALAAANLIIVPDAVRAATERWSELRDSVDKVAEVQAAAVGVSAQGHPTKS; encoded by the coding sequence ATGCCGATAAACAAAAAAGTCCTGGCCATTGTCCTTGCAGGTGGCGAGGGAAACAGGCTTATGCCACTGACGGCGGACCGGGCCAAACCTGCTGTGCCTTTCGCGGGCAGTTACCGCCTCATCGATTTTGCGATTTCCAACCTGGTGAATTCGCGCTATTTGCAAATCGTTGTCCTTACACAATATAAATCCCACAGTCTTGACCGGCATATCTCCGAAGCGTGGCGCATGTCCACCCAGCTGGGCAACTATGTGGCTTCCGTTCCCGCGCAGCAGCGCGTCGGGAAGAGCTGGTTCCTGGGCAGCGCCAACGCCATCTACCAGTCCCTGAACCTGATCCACGACGCCAACCCCGACATCGTCGTCGTTGTTGGCGCGGACCATGTGTATCGGATGGACTTCGGCCAAATGGTGGAGCAGCACGTCCTCAGCGGAGCCAAAGCCACTGTTGCCGCGGTGCGGCAGCCACTGAGCATGGCCAATCAGTTCGGTGTGATCGAGGTGGACCAGAACGACGCCCAGAAGATTGCGGCGTTCGTGGAGAAGCCCGCCACCACACCCGGCCTCGCTGCCGACCCCAGCCAATTCCTGGCCTCCATGGGCAACTACGTTTTCGACGCCGACGCCCTGGTGGCGGCCTTGCACGTGGACGCCGAACGCCTTGACACCAAACATGACATGGGCGGCGACATCATCCCCTACTTCGTCAGCCAGGGCGAGGCGGGCGTCTATGACTTCACACTTAACGACATCCCCGGCTCCACCGAACGTGACCGCACCTATTGGCGCGACGTCGGCACCATTGACTCCTTCTACGACGCGCACATGGATCTCATCTCGCCGGTGCCGATCTTCAATCTGTACAACTCTGAATGGCCCATCTACACGAGGCAAAGCATTTCGCCACCGGCCAAGTTCGTCCGCGGCGAGGGAAACACGGTCGGTTCGGCCCTGGACTCGATTGTTGCGAGCGGCTGCGTGATTTCGGGTGGCATCGTGGAGGGTTCCGTGCTTTCCAACGACGTCTTTGTCGGCCGGTCCAGCCGGGTGCTCGACTCTGTGCTGATGGACAAGGTCAACGTCGGTGAAGAGGCCGTCGTAAAGCGCGCGATCATCGACAAGAACGTCAAGGTCCCGGCCGGCGCTGCGATCGGCCTTGACCATGACCTCGACCGGGCCCGCGGCTTCAAGGTCACGGACTCAGGCATCACCGTGCTGTCAAAAGGTCAGTTCGTCCCCGAGCCGGAAGAGGCGGAGCGCGCACTGGCAGCGGCCAACCTGATCATCGTGCCTGACGCGGTACGGGCAGCAACGGAAAGATGGTCCGAGCTGCGCGATTCCGTGGACAAGGTGGCAGAGGTGCAGGCTGCCGCCGTCGGCGTCTCAGCGCAGGGCCACCCAACCAAGTCCTAG